Proteins co-encoded in one Medicago truncatula cultivar Jemalong A17 chromosome 8, MtrunA17r5.0-ANR, whole genome shotgun sequence genomic window:
- the LOC25500777 gene encoding F-box/kelch-repeat protein At3g61590 → MAGEIAWISHYDDDIMQKETEDFDLELGEEIDEEVSVVSVDIILPDDLLERILSYLPIVSIFRASCVCKRWHTVFERFLSNPSHLLPQKPWYFMFTSSDEPSGHAYDPNLRKWNCIELPFIGTSNWFISSSYGLVCFMDNENRTELCMCNPITKSFRMLQKPPGMNSDYSALAISVDKESHGYTVAIVKSNQVPGNFFQWDISIHVYNSKEEAWLTPLTEVLTGWRGGDESVICNGVLYFVVYYTGGVPLENRHALIAYCISNRFSQASLSSIPVPCSLTCARLMNMKEKLVMVGGIGKPDRPGIIKGIGIWVLRDRRWEEIVRMPNKYFQGFGEFDDVFASSGIDDLIYIQSYGSPALLTFDMNIKQWKWSHKCPVTKRFPLQLFTGFCFEPRLEIAP, encoded by the coding sequence ATGGCTGGAGAAATAGCATGGATCAGCCACTATGATGATGACATCATGCAAAAGGAGACTGAGGACTTTGATTTGGAACTTGGTGAGGAAATTGATGAAGAAGTCAGTGTTGTTTCTGTGGACATAATTTTGCCTGATGATTTATTGGAGCGTATCCTGTCCTATCTTCCCATTGTAAGCATTTTCCGAGCAAGCTGCGTGTGTAAAAGATGGCACACGGTTTTTGAAAGGTTTTTATCGAACCCTTCACATTTGCTACCTCAGAAACCTTGGTATTTTATGTTCACCAGCTCTGATGAACCATCTGGTCATGCTTATGATCCTAACCTTCGGAAATGGAATTGCATTGAACTCCCCTTCATTGGAACTTCTAATTGGTTCATTTCTTCATCATATGGCTTAGTTTGCTTCATGGACAATGAAAACAGAACTGAACTATGCATGTGCAACCCTATTACTAAAAGTTTCAGGATGCTTCAAAAGCCTCCAGGGATGAATTCTGATTACAGTGCATTAGCAATTTCAGTCGACAAGGAATCACATGGTTATACCGTGGCAATTGTTAAATCAAATCAAGTCCCTGGAAACTTTTTTCAGTGGGATATCTCAATTCATGTATACAATTCGAAGGAGGAGGCATGGCTGACGCCACTAACCGAGGTTTTGACCGGGTGGAGGGGCGGTGATGAGAGTGTGATATGCAATGGTGTGCTTTACTTTGTAGTTTACTATACCGGAGGTGTTCCACTAGAAAACCGTCACGCGTTAATCGCATATTGTATCTCCAACCGATTTTCTCAAGCTAGCTTGAGCTCTATTCCTGTACCATGTTCTCTGACATGTGCCCGCCTAATGAATATGAAGGAGAAGCTTGTAATGGTTGGAGGAATCGGCAAACCTGATCGACCGGGCATAATCAAAGGAATCGGTATCTGGGTTCTTCGTGATAGGAGGTGGGAAGAGATCGTCCGAATGCCTAACAAATACTTCCAAGGCTTTGGAGAGTTTGATGATGTTTTTGCTAGCAGTGGCATTGATGATCTAATATATATTCAAAGCTATGGTTCTCCTGCACTTCTCACATTTGACATGAACATTAAACAATGGAAATGGTCACATAAATGTCCAGTAACAAAAAGGTTTCCTCTACAGCTTTTCACTGGTTTTTGCTTTGAGCCGAGACTTGAAATTGCTCCATAG